TCGCCCCGAATCCGCAGTCGGTCAACCGGCAGATCTCGGCGAGGACCAGGCTGACAGCACCGGACGGCACCGCACGGGTGAGCGACTGGATCGATCTGAGCGCCATGGACGATTCCGCCGTCAAGCACAGTGTCTTCCCGAGCCATACGGCACAGAACATGCTGCGCCAGGCTTGGAATTCCTACCTCAGAACGCACGGCGGCGACGACCAGCCGCGCTCGGAACGGGCTCTGATGATGCAGAAGTATCTGCGCAACATCGCAGCGCATCGCGTCGCCGCCCAACGTGGCGGCACCTTCGAGTCCATCCAGCTTCGGGTGATCACCCTGCCCATCGCCGCGCCCGGCGCAGCGGGCGGTTTCCGCCCGGCCAGCGCGGCACCGGCGCGGGTCGAAACCCGGTATCTGCCCTGGTGGAAGGTGGCCTCACATGGAACGGACTGAGCAGGCACTCGCCACGCCCACAACGTCCCGACGCACCACCGAGCCGGCGGCCGTACGCACGCCGCAGCGCGTACCCGAGAGGGTCCATGCGTTCCTCGTCCTCCTGACCGAGCGGCCGGTCTCCCTGTATGCGGCAGCGGTGCTGCGCATCGGGTACGGGCTGCTCTATCTCGCTTTCCTGCTCCGCGAGTTTCCGCACCGCGACGAGATGTGGGGCCCCGGTTCACCGTGGACGCCCGCGCTGGCCAGACAGATGCTCGACCAGAGCGGGTGGTTCAGCGTCCTCACCCTGTCCGACAGCCGGGTGTACTTCGAGGTCTGCTACGCCGTGGCTCTCGTCACGTGTGCGCTGTTCTTGCTGGGCTGGCGGACCCGGGCGGTGTCCGTGCTGTTCGCGGTCGTGGTGGTGTCGTTCCACGCCAAAGCGATCTTCATGGCGGACGGCGGGGACAATCTCATGGTCCTCATGGCCGTCTACCTCGTCTTCACCGCATCCGGCCGGCGCTGGTCCCTCGACGCGCGCAGGACCCGGCTCCGAGCGTCGGTGGGCAAGACGGCAGGCCCGCGCGGCGGCGGTCTCCGGCACCAACTCGGCGACACCCGCGATATCTTGACCACCGTGCTGCACAACTGCGGCATGTTCGTCATCGCCGTCCAGGTCTGTTTCCTCTACGGGTGCGCGGGCCTGTACAAGGTGCAGGGCCCCAGTTGGGGCAACGGCACCGCCCTCCACTACGTCCTGAACATCGACCTGTTCCGGCCCTGGCCGGGTCTGTCCCAGATGATCGACGGCCATCACGTGCTGATCGCCGTCGCCGGCTACCTGACGGTGCTGGTGCAGGTCGCCTTTCCGTTCGTTCTGTTCGGCAGGCTCAAATACCCCGTCCTGATCGTTCTCCTGGGCATGCACGTGAATATCGCGGTGCTCATGGGACTGCCGCTCTTCTCCGGCGCGATGATCGTCGCCGATGCCGCGTTCCTGCCTGACCGCTTCTACCGCTCCCTGGGACGCCTGTGGCAGCGCGCCCCCCGTCCCCCAGGTGTCACGGGAGCGGGAGCCTCGCCCGGATCAGCACACGCCGCGGTACCGCCGCAACCCCGGCCCGCTGGTTGACGCAAACCTCCGCAGGCCGAGTCCGACCCAAGGGCCCCGCCGTGGACGGGGGGTCCTTGGGCATGCCGGCCCCGGAAACCACTCAGGGGCCTGACCCGCTCTGCAGATCAGGCCCCTGACCCGGTACTTGTCTGTCGGGACGGCGGGAGACCCGAGGGCGACGAGTTCCGCGTCGCGGCGTCTTCCGCCTGACCGACGCCGCTCCAGACGGTGCGGGCGACTCACAGAGCTGAACGGACCGCCCTGATCAGAGCCTGGACGCGGGGCACCCGAGCGTGTCTCGCAAGCAGTTGCGTCCGGTGACCACATCGGGTGCCGAAGCCATGGACGACATCTTCAAGGCGAGCCGCGGCGCGACAGCCACAGAGACAGCGGGAAGCCCGCGCTGAGCGTCGTGGTTTCCTCTCTGGCTCC
This portion of the Streptomyces sp. NBC_01750 genome encodes:
- a CDS encoding DUF5819 family protein, whose product is MALCLAVALVHVLLVFLYVAPPNAISQAYSRQINAWVLPVFEQNWRLFAPNPQSVNRQISARTRLTAPDGTARVSDWIDLSAMDDSAVKHSVFPSHTAQNMLRQAWNSYLRTHGGDDQPRSERALMMQKYLRNIAAHRVAAQRGGTFESIQLRVITLPIAAPGAAGGFRPASAAPARVETRYLPWWKVASHGTD
- a CDS encoding HTTM domain-containing protein; amino-acid sequence: MERTEQALATPTTSRRTTEPAAVRTPQRVPERVHAFLVLLTERPVSLYAAAVLRIGYGLLYLAFLLREFPHRDEMWGPGSPWTPALARQMLDQSGWFSVLTLSDSRVYFEVCYAVALVTCALFLLGWRTRAVSVLFAVVVVSFHAKAIFMADGGDNLMVLMAVYLVFTASGRRWSLDARRTRLRASVGKTAGPRGGGLRHQLGDTRDILTTVLHNCGMFVIAVQVCFLYGCAGLYKVQGPSWGNGTALHYVLNIDLFRPWPGLSQMIDGHHVLIAVAGYLTVLVQVAFPFVLFGRLKYPVLIVLLGMHVNIAVLMGLPLFSGAMIVADAAFLPDRFYRSLGRLWQRAPRPPGVTGAGASPGSAHAAVPPQPRPAG